In one Parambassis ranga chromosome 6, fParRan2.1, whole genome shotgun sequence genomic region, the following are encoded:
- the LOC114437304 gene encoding eotaxin-like → MAFSTCLVFMCALGLQLAQGKRASDHELSPVHSSCCVRVSGARISEPVKECYEQKAHSSLHCSLHAFVFVTESNKKYCVDPKASWLEKRLKTLEKRGIFCKVDRRGRARFES, encoded by the exons ATGGCTTTCTCCACCTGCCTGGTTTTTATGTGTGCTCTCGGGCTCCAACTTGCACAAG gGAAACGTGCTAGCGACCACGAACTCTCGCCTGTTCATTCCAGCTGCTGTGTTCGAGTCTCAGGCGCCCGAATCTCTGAGCCTGTCAAAGAATGTTATGAGCAGAAGGCACATTCATCTTTGCACTGTAGCCTGCACGCATTCGT CTTCGTCACTGAGAGTAACAAGAAATATTGTGTGGACCCAAAAGCCTCCTGGTTAGAGAAAAGGCTCAAGACACTAGAAAAG AGAGGAATATTCTGTAAAGTTGACAGACGAGGCCGAGCGAGGTTTGAGTCATGA
- the cox19 gene encoding cytochrome c oxidase assembly protein COX19 — translation MSTAMNFGTKSFKPRPPDKGSFPLDHFGECKSFKEKFMKCLRDNSFDNSKCRLQSKDYLECRMDNQLMTKEPMEKLGFKDLMDPPPSQADRDAKP, via the exons atgtcGACTGCTATGAATTTCGGTACGAAAAGTTTCAAACCTCGACCTCCAGACAAAGGCTCCTTCCCGCTGGACCATTTCG GAGAGTGTAAATCCTTCAAAGAGAAGTTCATGAAATGTCTGAGAGACAACAGCTTCGACAACTCCAAGTGTCGACTGCAATCCAAAGACTACCTGGAATGCCGGATGGACAA tcagTTGATGACTAAGGAGCCTATGGAGAAACTGGGATTCAAAGACCTGATGGATCCTCCTCCCAGCCAGGCGGATCGCGACGCTAAACCCTGA
- the LOC114437724 gene encoding arf-GAP with dual PH domain-containing protein 1 isoform X1 has protein sequence MALEPEGNKLLLQDVLARPGNETCADCGNPEPDWASLTLGVFVCQACSLLHRSIPHISRVKSVQDTWDATEVELVAAMGNSAAKAKYEQKVPAFYYRPTHTDCKLLREQWIRAKYERNEFEFIEKQEPYSAGYREGFLWKRGRDNGQFLSRKFVLSEREGALKYFNKQDAREPKATMKIETLNATFQPAKIGNPCGLQITYLKDNSTRNIFVYHSDAKEMVDWFNSIRAARFHYLQVAFPGASDEELVPKLTRNFMKEGFMEKTGPKHTEGFKKRWFTMDDRRLMYFKDPLDAYARGEVFIGSKENSYTVLSGLPPSTQGYHWNHGITIVTPDRKFLFACETEAEQRDWIAAFQRVINRPMRPQEYAVEAHFKHKP, from the exons ATGGCGCTGGAACCGGAGGGGAACAAGCTGCTATTGCAAGACGTGTTGGCGAGACCGGGTAACGAAACGTGCGCGGACTGCGGCAATCCAG agcCGGATTGGGCGTCGCTGACtttgggtgtgtttgtttgccagGCGTGCTCGCTCCTTCACCGCAGCATCCCCCACATCAGCAGGGTCAAGTCTGTCCAGGACACATGGGATGCCACTGAGGTGGAG ttgGTGGCTGCGATGGGAAACAGCGCAGCCAAGGCTAAATATGAACAGAAGGTTCCCGCATTCTACTACAGACCAACACACACCGACTGCAA gctgctgagggAGCAGTGGATCAGAGCCAAGTACGAGAGAAATGAGTTCGAGTTTATCGAGAAGCAGGAGCCGTACTCTGCAG GGTACCGCGAGGGGTTTCTATGGAAACGAGGAAGAGACAACGGTCAGTTCCTCAGTCGAAAGTTCGTCTTGTCGGAGAGGGAGGGAGCGCTGAAATATTTCAACAAGCAGGAT GCCAGGGAGCCCAAGGCAACCATGAAAATCGAAACCCTCAACGCCACCTTCCAGCCGGCAAAAATAGGCAACCCCTGCGGCCTGCAGATCACCTACCTGAAAGACAACAGCACAAGGAACATCTTCGTCTACCACAGTGACGCTAAG gagaTGGTCGACTGGTTTAATTCCATCAGAGCGGCCAGGTTCCATTATCTGCAGGTGGCCTTCCCTGGAGCAAGTGATGAGGAG CTGGTGCCAAAACTCACCCGAAACTTTATGAAGGAAGGCTTCATGGAGAAAACGGGCCCAAAG CACACAGAGGGCTTCAAGAAGAGGTGGTTTACTATGGATGACAGGCGGCTCATGTACTTCAAAGACCCTCTG GATGCCTACGCCCGGGGTGAGGTGTTCATCGGCAGTAAGGAGAACAGCTACACCGTTCTGTCTGGCTTGCCCCCATCCACGCAAGGCTACCACTGGAACCACGGGATCACCATCGTCACGCCAGACAGGAAGTTCCTCTTCGCCTGCGAGACCGAAGCCGAGCAGCGGGATTGGATAGCCGCTTTCCAGAGGGTGATCAATCGACCAATGAGGCCGCAGGAGTATGCAG TTGAAGCCCATTTCAAACACAAGCCTTGA
- the LOC114437724 gene encoding arf-GAP with dual PH domain-containing protein 1 isoform X2: MGNSAAKAKYEQKVPAFYYRPTHTDCKLLREQWIRAKYERNEFEFIEKQEPYSAGYREGFLWKRGRDNGQFLSRKFVLSEREGALKYFNKQDAREPKATMKIETLNATFQPAKIGNPCGLQITYLKDNSTRNIFVYHSDAKEMVDWFNSIRAARFHYLQVAFPGASDEELVPKLTRNFMKEGFMEKTGPKHTEGFKKRWFTMDDRRLMYFKDPLDAYARGEVFIGSKENSYTVLSGLPPSTQGYHWNHGITIVTPDRKFLFACETEAEQRDWIAAFQRVINRPMRPQEYAVEAHFKHKP, from the exons ATGGGAAACAGCGCAGCCAAGGCTAAATATGAACAGAAGGTTCCCGCATTCTACTACAGACCAACACACACCGACTGCAA gctgctgagggAGCAGTGGATCAGAGCCAAGTACGAGAGAAATGAGTTCGAGTTTATCGAGAAGCAGGAGCCGTACTCTGCAG GGTACCGCGAGGGGTTTCTATGGAAACGAGGAAGAGACAACGGTCAGTTCCTCAGTCGAAAGTTCGTCTTGTCGGAGAGGGAGGGAGCGCTGAAATATTTCAACAAGCAGGAT GCCAGGGAGCCCAAGGCAACCATGAAAATCGAAACCCTCAACGCCACCTTCCAGCCGGCAAAAATAGGCAACCCCTGCGGCCTGCAGATCACCTACCTGAAAGACAACAGCACAAGGAACATCTTCGTCTACCACAGTGACGCTAAG gagaTGGTCGACTGGTTTAATTCCATCAGAGCGGCCAGGTTCCATTATCTGCAGGTGGCCTTCCCTGGAGCAAGTGATGAGGAG CTGGTGCCAAAACTCACCCGAAACTTTATGAAGGAAGGCTTCATGGAGAAAACGGGCCCAAAG CACACAGAGGGCTTCAAGAAGAGGTGGTTTACTATGGATGACAGGCGGCTCATGTACTTCAAAGACCCTCTG GATGCCTACGCCCGGGGTGAGGTGTTCATCGGCAGTAAGGAGAACAGCTACACCGTTCTGTCTGGCTTGCCCCCATCCACGCAAGGCTACCACTGGAACCACGGGATCACCATCGTCACGCCAGACAGGAAGTTCCTCTTCGCCTGCGAGACCGAAGCCGAGCAGCGGGATTGGATAGCCGCTTTCCAGAGGGTGATCAATCGACCAATGAGGCCGCAGGAGTATGCAG TTGAAGCCCATTTCAAACACAAGCCTTGA
- the sox8a gene encoding transcription factor SOX-8a, translating into MTEENKSLTEHPCSPEDSEGSVSQHGSDSEAPNSPLGPDEQDAARPTGITHKTESCPDEERFPACIRDAVSQVLKGYDWSLVPMPSQGERGLKNKPHVKRPMNAFMVWAQAARRKLADQYPHLHNAELSKTLGKLWRLLSENEKRPFIEEAERLRMQHKKDYPDYKYQPRRRKTSKLGQGEARCGLDQQQGLLKTEAGISRLASSGETHHHYHPDRTGPPTPPTTPKTDLHTGTKHDSLRRADNSSGSSAPPPNRQNIDFSNVDISALSTDVISTIDGFDVHEFDQYLPLNTHGSSVLTPPDTSAPSESFIPPSTHCHSHSVPTWTAKTSDGTSPSNRGLHEDGSQKMHIKTEQMSPGHYSSSTTTPPPPSHQPEYTSLGSSSCPSSTASLPSANQSEYTDLQSSSFYSAFSGYPAGLYQYPYFPSSRRSYATPLINSLALAPPPHSPPSGWEQPIYTTLTRP; encoded by the exons ATGACCGAGGAGAACAAGTCATTGACGGAGCATCCATGCAGTCCAGAGGACAGCGAGGGCTCCGTGTCACAGCATGGATCGGATTCAGAGGCCCCGAATTCTCCTTTGGGGCCCGATGAGCAGGACGCAGCGCGCCCGACGGGGATTACGCACAAAACTGAGAGCTGCCCGGACGAGGAGCGCTTCCCCGCCTGCATTCGCGACGCGGTGTCGCAGGTGCTGAAAGGTTACGACTGGTCGCTGGTGCCTATGCCCAGCCAGGGGGAGAGAGGGCTGAAAAACAAACCTCATGTCAAACGGCCAATGAACGCGTTCATGGTTTGGGCGCAAGCAGCTCGGAGGAAGCTGGCGGACCAGTACCCCCATCTGCACAACGCCGAGCTCAGCAAGACGCTGGGTAAACTGTGGCG acTTCTCTCTGAAAATGAGAAGCGTCCCTTCATTGAGGAGGCTGAGAGGCTCAGAATGCAGCACAAGAAAGACTACCCAGACTACAAGTACCAGCCTCGGAGACGCAAGACCTCCAAACTGGGCCAAGGGGAAGCCAGATGTGGGCTGGATCAGCAGCAGGGCCTGTTGAAAACTGAAGCAGGCATATCCAGGCTGGCCAGCTCAGGAGAAACGCACCACCATTACCATCCAGACAGGACAG GGCCCCCAACACCTCCCACTACACCTAAAACCGACCTGCACACAGGGACCAAGCATGACAGCCTCCGCCGTGCAGACAACAGTTCCGgctcctctgctccacctcccAACCGTCAGAACATCGACTTCAGCAACGTGGACATCTCGGCGCTCAGCACTGATGTCATCAGCACCATAGATGGTTTTGACGTCCATGAGTTCGATCAGTACCTGCCTCTAAACACACACGGCAGCTCTGTCCTAACACCACCGGATACAAGCGCCCCTTCTGAGTCCTTCATCCCACCCAGCACCCACTGTCACTCTCACAGCGTCCCCACCTGGACGGCCAAAACATCGGATGGGACTTCACCTTCCAATCGCGGGCTGCATGAGGATGGCAGCCAAAAAATGCACATCAAAACTGAGCAGATGAGCCCAGGTCACtacagctcctccaccaccactccTCCACCGCCATCACACCAACCTGAGTACACCTCCCTGGGTTCAAGTTCCTGCCCTTCCTCCACTGCTTCCTTACCTTCCGCCAATCAATCAGAATACACTGACCTTCAGAGCTCCAGCTTCTACAGCGCTTTCTCTGGTTACCCCGCCGGTCTGTATCAGTACCCGTACTTTCCTTCCTCTCGCAGGTCATACGCCACGCCGCTTATCAATAGCCTGGCCTTGGCGCCACCTCCACACAGTCCTCCCTCTGGATGGGAGCAGCCGATCTACACAACACTCACCAGGCCTTAA